A window from Zonotrichia albicollis isolate bZonAlb1 chromosome 8, bZonAlb1.hap1, whole genome shotgun sequence encodes these proteins:
- the NPHS2 gene encoding podocin, whose amino-acid sequence MGMEKRSRSSSREPHRRRRESPAARGKREKRESSREAGKGKGDVKQEKAKETKSTAGSDGRVHTSTVVDVDDVVSEEEMEAMALLDSEQQEEGVKSPGLGVCEWLLTIFSFLFIILTFPISVWFCMKVVREYERAIVFRLGHLLPGRAKGPGLFFFLPCLDTYHKIDLRLKTLEIPFHQVVTKDMVTLEIDAVCYYRLENASLLLTTLTSISSAIQLLVQTTSKRLLAHQAFSELLLERKNISQEIKVALDAVTGCWGIKVERIEINNVQLPAELRQSLAVEAEAQRQAKVRVIAAEGEKAASESLRMAAEILSSAPAAAQLRYLHALHSLTTEKPAAFILPLPLDAMNPVSPATHSSPAVSSLLTDATKLAENPKDKKDSPML is encoded by the exons atggggatggagaagAGGTCCCGGAGCTCATCCAGGGAGCCCCACAGAAGGCGCAGAGAGTCCCCGGCTGCGCGGGGCAAACGGGAGaagagggagagcagcagagaggctggcaaagggaagggagatGTGAAGCAGGAGAAGGCCAAGGAGACCAAGAGCACTGCTGGGAGCGATGGTAGGGTGCACACCTCCACCGTGGTGGACGTGGATGATGTGGTGTCTGAGGAAGAAATGGAGGCAATGGCATTGCTGGATAGTGAGCAGCAAGAGGAAG GTGTAAAGTCTCCTGGTCTGGGTGTCTGTGAGTGGCTTTTGACCATCTTCTCTTTCCTGTTCATCATACTGACCTTCCCCATTTCTGTCTGGTTCTGCATGAAG GTGGTGCGGGAGTATGAGAGAGCCATTGTTTTCCGGCTGGGGCACCTCCTTCCTGGCAGAGCCAAAGGACCCG gccttttctttttccttccctgtttGGACACCTATCACAAGATAGACCTCCGCCTCAAAACTCTAGAGATCCCCTTCCATCAG GTGGTGACCAAAGACATGGTTACTTTGGAGATAGATGCTGTCTGCTACTACAGGCTGGAAAACGCCTCTCTGCTCCTCACCACGCTGACCAGCATCTCCAGTGCCATCCAGCTGCTGGTGCAGACCACCAGCAAGCGCCTCCTGGCACACCAAGCCTTCTCTGAGCTTCTGCTGGAGAGGAAGAACATCAGCCAGGAGATAAAG GTGGCTTTGGATGCGGTCACAGGCTGCTGGGGGATCAAAGTGGAGAGAATAGAAAT CAACAACGTGCAGCTGCCTGCTGAGCTCCGGCAGTCCCTGGCTGTGGAAGCAGAGGCCCAGAGACAGGCCAAAGTGCGG GTGATTGCTGCAGAGGGGGAGAAGGCTGCTTCCGAGTCCCTGCGCATGGCAGCTGAGATCCTGTCcagtgctccagctgctgctcagctccgtTATCTCCATGCACTGCACTCCCTCACCACAGAGAAACCCGCTGCTTTCATCTTGCCCTTGCCTCTGGATGCCATGAACCCGGTCTCTCCTGCTACCCACAGCTCtccagctgtgagcagcctcCTTACAGACGCCACAAAGCTCGCAGAAAATCCAAAAGACAAGAAGGACTCACCCATGCTCTGA